A window from Primulina huaijiensis isolate GDHJ02 chromosome 11, ASM1229523v2, whole genome shotgun sequence encodes these proteins:
- the LOC140987342 gene encoding uncharacterized protein At2g39795, mitochondrial isoform X1, with amino-acid sequence MPRVTHLLRRASKSIQDLDLLKVLESELNHELSSIRFQGCGIGSSGDFILEWDSPWSQDVVLRKKGSAGEEVAVSALLGREAFQGDSTFPREALMKICVKKAGLNSILHFDCVASSIGEDRSDFDIRKAQYIQSISCLDSSVYRGPIFSDLDPTLQRELKQFLASRGVDENFTNFVLLHLHRKEQDQYMNWLQKLKDSMDDEDMCNDQCSKKR; translated from the exons ATGCCGAGAGTGACCCACCTGCTGCGAAGAGCTAGTAAATCTATTCAAGATTTGGATTTGCTCAAAGTTTTGGAATCCGAACTCAATCATGAACTTTCATCCATCCGATTCCAG GGCTGTGGAATTGGTTCCTCTGGAGATTTCATATTAGAGTGGGACTCACCATGGTCACAAGATGTGGTTTTGCGGAAAAAAGGTTCAGCCGGGGAAGAAGTTGCCGTTTCAGCTTTGTTGGGTCGTGAGGCATTTCAAGGAGACAGTACATTTCCGAGAGAAGCTTTGAtgaaaatttgtgtgaaaaagGCAGGGTTGAACTCCATCTTGCACTTCGACTGTGTAGCATCTAGTATTGGAGAAGATAGGTCTGACTTTGACATTCGGAAAGCACAATATATTCAATCGATATCATGTCTTGATTCTTCAGTGTATAGAGGCCCTATATTCAG TGACTTGGATCCGACACTCCAACGTGAGCTGAAGCAATTTCTTGCATCAAGAGGAGTCGATGAAAATTTTACAAACTTTGTCCTCCTTCACTTACACAGAAAGGAGCAAGATCAATACATGAACTGGCTGCAAAAGTTAAAAGACTCGATGGATGATGAAGATATGTGCAATgaccagtgttctaaaaagcgaTAG
- the LOC140987342 gene encoding mitochondrial acidic protein mam33 isoform X2, translated as MGCGIGSSGDFILEWDSPWSQDVVLRKKGSAGEEVAVSALLGREAFQGDSTFPREALMKICVKKAGLNSILHFDCVASSIGEDRSDFDIRKAQYIQSISCLDSSVYRGPIFSDLDPTLQRELKQFLASRGVDENFTNFVLLHLHRKEQDQYMNWLQKLKDSMDDEDMCNDQCSKKR; from the exons ATG GGCTGTGGAATTGGTTCCTCTGGAGATTTCATATTAGAGTGGGACTCACCATGGTCACAAGATGTGGTTTTGCGGAAAAAAGGTTCAGCCGGGGAAGAAGTTGCCGTTTCAGCTTTGTTGGGTCGTGAGGCATTTCAAGGAGACAGTACATTTCCGAGAGAAGCTTTGAtgaaaatttgtgtgaaaaagGCAGGGTTGAACTCCATCTTGCACTTCGACTGTGTAGCATCTAGTATTGGAGAAGATAGGTCTGACTTTGACATTCGGAAAGCACAATATATTCAATCGATATCATGTCTTGATTCTTCAGTGTATAGAGGCCCTATATTCAG TGACTTGGATCCGACACTCCAACGTGAGCTGAAGCAATTTCTTGCATCAAGAGGAGTCGATGAAAATTTTACAAACTTTGTCCTCCTTCACTTACACAGAAAGGAGCAAGATCAATACATGAACTGGCTGCAAAAGTTAAAAGACTCGATGGATGATGAAGATATGTGCAATgaccagtgttctaaaaagcgaTAG